In one Dermacentor variabilis isolate Ectoservices chromosome 4, ASM5094787v1, whole genome shotgun sequence genomic region, the following are encoded:
- the LOC142577762 gene encoding uncharacterized protein LOC142577762, whose product MVPAEVTRDKSQDSTKSTVAKSTQMPSAQAQSFWSMYSSVAAHINPTRYITVADLACAVATVLAIAVLILSLTMFVSRPNPGVENVVVSGHFGRVQGLSHKVFGYMDVYAFLGVPYAHPPVGELRFRRTFTDYSVDVRRVCFP is encoded by the exons ATGGTGCCGGCCGAGGTGACACGCGACAAGTCGCAGGACTCGACGAAGTCCACCGTCGCTAAGAGCACGCAGATGCCGTCGGCTCAGGCACAGAGCTTCTGGAGCATGTACTCTTCCGTCGCGGCGCACATAAATCCAAC GCGCTACATCACGGTGGCCGATCTGGCGTGTGCGGTGGCCACCGTCCTGGCCATTGCGGTGCTCATACTGAGCCTCACCATGTTCGTCAGCAGGCCCAATCCCGGCGTGGAGAACGTGGTCGTGAGCGGACACTTCGGTCGCGTCCAGGGACTCAGTCACAAGGTGTTCGGCTACATGGACGTGTACGCTTTCCTGGGTGTGCCGTACGCTCACCCGCCTGTTGGAGAGCTGCGATTCCGGCGTACCTTCACGGACTACAGCGTCGACGTCAGACGGGTGTGCTTCCCTTGA